The DNA region caaaaaccaggacccacagtgtgccttgaggactgggttgaaaacccctggtctagggcattggtccccaaccttttttgcactatggaccggtgtgatgttggcctttttttcacggacgggCAATGTGTGCAGAAAATaggccataggcggagtttgacttttggggcaggggggcacaacatgttgatgaccccgaagcaCAGTGTCAGCGctgaaattaacttacaagtatatttataataataagttgacaatgagcatttttttccccatcattcttgaggggaattgtcaatcaggctgcttagggaaaacttttcgccaagatagtaatccattaaatatggtacacccgccagtgtcgtgccaatgtcgttaccccagtcaaaaattgtatcccccaggcggagccatatggaggtagatttgtgtctttattattcaatcaaaaaaaagtttttaaaaaagttgcttcaatcaaaatatatattttcaaccaaaaaaaatgtcgcttcaatcaaaaaaaaaaaaaaaatgtgtttgaatgcaaaaatacattttacactcccaaaacttttttttttaattttatttttttttttgtctttttttttattgaagcaacttttttgattgaagtaatgttgatttgtttttgggccacattttggctaggccatttttgtttttattattcaatcaaaaaataagttgcacaaaaaaaatagattttcaaaaagaaaatcaatcaataaaagaaaaatttcaatcatagaaaaagtttttgaatgcaaaaaaatatttgagattgaaaaatttgcatttgaacacttaatttttcattgaaaaagttttctttgattgaagcaatccgttTTGTGTTTGGACCATACTATGATTAGGAAAATTgtaatgttgataattacatgaaataaaagtaatgttgatttgtttttgggccacattttggctaagccatttttgtttttattattcaatcaaaaaataagttgcacaaaaaaaatagattttcaaaaagaaaatcaatcaataaaagaaaaatttcaatcatagaaaaagtttttgaatgcgaaaaaatatttgagattgaaaaatgtgcatttgaacacttaatttttcattgaaaaagttttctttgattgaagcaatcctttttgtgttcaggccatattatgattaggagatTTGCATCCAAATCATTCaaccccccaaaagttgcttcaatcaaaaaaaaaaatttttttttgattaaagaaaaaaatcattaaaaaaattttttttttcccccccaatttttttttaattatatgcaaagcaaatgaccgtctaaggtgctcgaaaaatgattttgacccatcataaaaatatatttttttgttcatttcattatttagtgtataggaaagtcaattacatgcaataacacttttcggccaccagggcccccccccccccccccccttaaaatccgcttatggatgGGGCTGAAAACGAATGttgagtgcagggaaaatggaaCTCACTACatcctgaatcaaccttttttaacagtggcctcttctaaaacttgacagcaaaaaataataacgagatggtttacttacttgttttcccccttctgtcattgtttgcgtactattctcattaaaatatgaaaacctagaaatgtttgggtggttttagttaaagcagacactgttttttcatctgtgtgattttgacaaatatcagatcacatttgatggtgactttatgcagaaatgtgagaaattccaaaaggttgggTTACTTTTTACACCACTGCAGATGCTAGTTCCAATTCATTTCTATGGCGACATCTTATCCAGTTTTATTGTTGTATCTATTGATTAATCAGAGCAAAGCGACCGAAAGTACCCCGTCCgtcattgctgaggtgtgccgccCGCAGCGCACAACCAGCAGCAGGCAGCaaatgttactgtttacattgactgaccctgggctgctactgaggtgtgtaaacaccccagtaatggcaccTTACGAGAGAGCGACATCCACTGATTTCTACTCAGATTAGTCAGTAGAGTAGGCATGCAGAATGGTGTGACAAGAGGCACACGCCAGAATGTGGCTGttaatgaattatttatttctgtgcggcacaCTCGcatatgcgccacggaccggtaccggtccccaGCCCGCTGGATTGGGACCACTGGTGTAGGGTACTTTCTGTTTGGACTTTTCTTACATCAGTACTACTACTAGCAGTAAACCAATTCTGATACAGAACTTTCTGCTCAGGTGCTTCCTACCTGCAAGTGTTTGGATACTTACTTTCTTTCTGTTTGGAGGCTTTTTTACCTGGGCACTTCCTGTTTTCATCAGTTCTGCATGTGTACTTTTTGTCCAAGTACTTTCTACCTGCTGGGGTACTTCATATTTGGATACTAATTCAAACTAGATTCCTTCCAAATGCTTGACTCTCTGCCTTCATGTTAAAATACTTATAATAACTTTAACTTGGAGTACTTTCTTCCCATTGAAATAATttcctgttaaaaaaataacacccgACCACCAACTATCTTAATACTTCTGTCCCGAAATGGACTGTTTCTTGAATAATTCATAACTCTTGACAGATTGTAACACTTCCTTGGAGAAAACTTTCTTCTGGAATTCCTCCTTCCTCCCAGCAAAGCTCCGGCAATACTTCCTGTTGAAACTAGAGTACTTCCAGCTATTGTTACTTGGTGCTAGAATACTTCCTGGCGCGATCCTCCCTTAACTCCCACTTGTCCTCCCACCAGTCTTTGACGGACGCTGGCGCGGCGTTGCTGTACGCTATGAAGCAGAGCAACAGGAAGACCATCATGATAAAGAATCAGCAGAACCTTCACTTTTCACCCCATTGGAAGCAGTCCAAAGACTGAAAGGCAGACACGCAGAAATTGCTGATAAGGCACATTCATAGCATTCAGCTAGTTCACAGTATGTATTGTTTAGAGGCTCGGAACGTTTGTGTTTTTGCACTAAGCCTAAACTGCAGGGAAGGCTGGCAGAAATCGATCTGTCATGGTCATGGACTATGATCCTTAATACTTGTATACAGAGTGGGttcagtagccaaaaattttactcgagtagcgttacttcaaaagaatattactcaagtaaaaatagtcatccaaaaaatgtacttaagtacaaataaaaaagtattttgtaaaaataatgcttaagtaatgagtacggtaatattgtgagtaaaagcttatgatgtttgatttttttttttttttttttcctcagcaccAATTTATctttatgaactgttgttactaaagatgtcccgatcgatcggcatcccgatcggtccgatcacgtaattttcaaagtatcggaatcagcaaaaaaatatcggacatgcctttttttaatatatatatatatatatattttttttttatttaaatcgttttctagttgtatttaacgttacagacaaaatgtcttgcactcatccagagtagttttggctgaaagtagggctatcaaatttattgcgttaacggcggtaattattttttttttttgattaatcacgttaaatacttaacgcatgcgctgcacgacccactcacacattttcGTGttgaatctataaagacgccgttttacctatagatagcgcttaaaggcagcgtataattagtagagagaattttgacagcctttggagccattttttatgtggctaaagccttacaatacctctctcagcaattaaaactagcgtgggaggcaatgaggggaagaaaggtagtagttgatcattttctttacaccctatgttctttcccaacgcagagaagatatatcaattggtgtccctacgcacagtcatggttgcacttcccatcatgcatttgggcagaagttaaatggctgcagtatcatttactgaaagctcaacaaatacactagatggcaatatttagtcacaatatataaagtcacatttatcctttaagaattacaagtctttctatccgtggatccctctcacagaaacaatgttaatcatgtaaatgccatcttgaggatttattgtcataataaacagatacagtacttatgtactgtatgttgaatgaatatattagtccgagttttattcatttttttctcttaatgcattaccaaaatgtatatgatcgggaaaaattatcgggaatgattggaattgaatcgggagcaaaaaaaaaagcaatcggatcaggaaatatcgcgatcggcagatactcaaactaaaacgatcggatcaggagcaaaaaaacatgatcggaacaaccttagTTGTTACCAATATACTTGGAAGAAGAAGACTGTAACCTCATACAAAactacattaagccaaagaaatacaaaaaacaaaaatcattgaattctggaAAGAGAACTAAATTATAGAAATGAAGTATCATTCAaccaaagagcatgaatgccctctagtggagaaaacatatttcctgttatgaaactaaaaggatcatatcccccgttttttttttgtggtcaatCTGTGCCAAGTAAAACCTGGGAAAGAGGTTctatcaagggcataggtttgatcTCAATTTTGGTAGGgataatataacagcataacctgcatgtacactttttgctggggacgggacattaataagaccaaacagattgggtgaatgggggtcagggctacatttctcaccaatatgaaccgaaCTAAATAATAGGTAAataattaatgcaaaataaatcttacTGTGATTTGGAAGGAGTTTATTCaaaaaattcacacagattaatgtcacgctaactctgatgcaggtcggactttcagaagaaaaatttgtggtgtgttctccaccttcacaacattgatgtctttttacatttcttatagTGGCTGTTGCTggcggggaaaaaaatctaataccCCTCGTCTATGAAGGGGGCGGAGGggtcatcagtcaatcaaacatgcgtttgagggaaaaaaatggactggcacattcagcaagtgaaaagtctgaacataatgaaagtactgtaatttacttaataatagtagggtcatttctatccttacaacatatgggtagacaatctaaattacctatataactgaagtcataatataatgcaattaaaattgctcaaaagttggtggggacaatttggggatcctgaaaagttggtagtgttatgtccctaccgtccctatgcaaacctacgcccttgggttctatgtcaaatactacaatttttatggtgctttagagatttcacatgattgaacagaccggcgtgatcatagaacggcaatcttgagtctgattggtataatggagtcatgtgatcatTGTTGCgaagtctcattggtgaaaatggTAGTGCCattattggcaaaaaaaaaggaaaatctaatatatttaataaagaggaaaaatttaacgactagtgtagcccaaagtagcggagtaagagtagtgtttttttcttcacaatatggcttagtaaaactactcctagaagtacatttttcctcaaaaagttactcgagTAAATGTAAAGCGTTACTCCCCACCTCTGCAGTACATGTAAGTATATCattgtcaatagcactgaaacatgGTTATTCAACACATTGGCTGCTATCGTCggtactagacgtccaatccatttgaaatgggagggttggcagcgaatgaacgatcattcgctgccaccctcccagttcaaatggtttggacgtctactagcgacAAACTAATTGATGGATGGGTGCATTTTGGCTAGAGGaagaaaaaatgttattttttcgcTCATTGGCTTACATTGACGgcgccagacgtccaatccatttgaagtggaagtgtggcccctcccacttcaaatggattggacgtctacaagtgataagctCATgtaaattcacagcaaaaggacGTTTATcttcgtcaatggcactcaaatGATAACATCACCACTAGATAATGGGAAATCAGATTTTTATTCCTTCTTGGAATGATACTTAATGCTGGTTGCATTGTcgttacatgatgaacaataGCAAAACACAGTAAAAGGgtcacaataacaaaataatgcaaatattTTTCAGTTAAGCTACAATGGAAAATTCTTGTTGCCCATCTGAttttttaatggaattttaCAGTGATTAAAAGTTACATTTTGGGATATTTCcagaatccaccatttaaaattCCCCCTAATTTCTCGTTTATagtacgcaaaaaaaaaaaaaaaaatcatacaaaatttaaagtaaatatttttcaagcgtacaaaataaaatataatactaaAGTTCAGACTGTACAAGAGAAATGATAAATTTCCATGGAAATTTCCGCAAAACTTTTCAGGAAATTtgcaaattttggggggaatttttGCTATTCGTTAGAAAAGGGACAGACAACGCCTGGTAGTTCTGACTTTCATGTGAAAGAAAATTGCTTCGAGTACTTAACCCTTTCGTGCACGAAatatgattaaatttttttttttttttttaaaccctgacagccctcatttaactcattggctgccattttgaCTAAGAGGGGGCGAATGATCCTCCCagtaaaaatgaattggacgtctattgcctttAATGGCTTGCTATGAGTTTAAtactatggggaaaaaaatgaactttaGAGTTACTTGGGGCCGTAACCAGTGTGTATGTATTtctgattttcattcattttaatctttagtctttttttaacatttatttatcattttaaaaatacagggtggggcagagcaacttgcttcTTTGAATTTGGCGCCCTGAAgcgatggttgctctgaggatggtagggatagacttatttgagagggcgggccttaaagtttggttctaaacgtgcgttatttattttgtgtttatttttcgggaaccccagtgagcatcatggagtggacgaagttggaacgcgctttcacttttgaggcatttttttcaagcgGTCGCTCAATCGCCGCGACACAACGTGCATTCCATAGACATTTCAATATATGCCCCCTGTGGTCGTGTTCCTGGTCGGCAGTCGATTGTTTCATGGGTAAACAACTTCAGGGAAACTGGtgatgtaaagaaaaagaaacctggCCTCCCACGGACAACAAGGTCACCCCAAAACATTGACACGGTGAGATAATTTGTTTTGCGATCTCCCAGACGGTCTGCCTGCAAACAAGCATCTGGTCTTGGGTTGTCTGCTCGTTCTGTGAGATGAATCCTCAATGAACAATTGAAATTTCATCCCTACAAATTAGCTATGGTGCAGGAACTTAATCCACACGATTTTATTGCTCGTGAAAATGCATGCCGCTTCTCGGCTTGCTTGACGACACACTTATTTTCTTCGGTGATGAGGCTCACTTCCATTTTTCGGAATCTagaaaaaagcaaaacatgCGCTATTGGAGTCCTGAAAACCCCAGAGAACTTCAACAACAGCCTCTACACGAACTATGTGTAACTGTTAGGTGATTGGTGACTGAGCGAAtgcttgaaaaaaatgcctcaacagcgAAAGGGTGTTCCAAATTCGTCTGCTTCATGATGCTCACTGGggttgctgaaaaaaaaaacacaaaataaataacgcatGTTGAaaaccaaactttaagccccaccctctcaaataagtccatccctaTCGTCCTGAGAGCAATCATCTCTTCAGggcgccaaatttaaataagcaagttgctctgccccacctTGTATTTAACCAATAccatattgaattaaaaaacaatatataaTGAGTAATACTAACTAATACTTAGATTTGAATCATGATGTTACAAGGAAGGACGCGCAATCTGGCACActtgcatttgattggctaaatacGTACTAGCATtgaaaaaatgtctgcttcTATGACGACTGGAATGCACGTGATAAATGGGTTGTCTGTCCCTTTGAGGCTACTTAAACATGTTTAAAGTTCTTCCTCCTTGATCAAGTATTCTGGTAGAGTGTGAAAAGCAGCGGCAGAAACAGTGACGGGAACGCTCAAAGAGATTCCGCTGGGCTCCGTGGTGTCCGGGGGCGGGTCGTTAGGCGGGTCGCTGGGGGGTGGCGTAGGCGAAGGCAGTGGTTCGGTGTGGACGATGTTCAGGTCAGAATACGAGGCAGCCGCGTGTGTCCGTAAGTGCTTGCGGAGGTAGGCGGGGAACAGGAAGGCTTTTCCGCATTGGGAGCAGGTGTGAGGTTTACTGCTGGAGTGGATCTTCTGGTGCTTGCGCAGGCCTGCCCGGTTAAGGAAGCCTTTGCCGCAGCTGGCGCACACGTGAGGCCTCGGCTTGGGATGTTGCTTCTCATGTTCCTGCAGCTCGGCCGGCTCGGCAAACTCTGCCCGGCAAGTGGCGCACACGTGCGAGCTCGGTGTCTTTTCGGTGACGTGCAGCCGCTCATGTGCCTGAACCTCCTCCCAGGTGTCGAAGGTGGTGTCACAGTGAGTGCAGGAGAACTGCGGGAGAGTCGCAGGGTGGCTAGCAAAACTTGCAGTTTCCGTCTCTTCGGTTTGCCTCTGTCGCTGCGCCTGCTCGGCCGAATGAGTCCTCTCATGCTTGCGGAGGCTAGAGGACACCACGAAGGACTTGGAGCACTCGCCGCATTTGAAAGGACGCTCCCCCGAGTGCACCCTGCGGTGCTTGTTGAGGCTGGAGCGCTCTGCGAAGGACTTGTCGCACTCTGTGCACGAAAAGGGCCGCAAGCCCGTGTGGACTAGCAAATGGCGCCGCAGATCCCAGGACGCCACGAAGGCCTTGTCGCAGCTCTGGCATTTGTAAGGTCGCTCCCCGGAGTGGACCCGTTCGTGCACGGCCAGATCGGCCGGCTGTCGGAATCTTTTGGAGCATTTGTCGCACGGGTAGGGCTTGAAACCCAGGTGGGCTCGCTGGTGACGCCGGAAACTAGACGGGTCGGAGAACATCTTTCCGCACTGCGGGCAAAGAAAGGGCTTCTCCCCGGAATGCGTTCGGAGGTGGGACTGGTACGAGGACAGCTGCGTGAAGCCTTTACCGCACTGCTCGCACTGATAGGGCTTCTTCTGCGAGTGGATGCGTTGGTGGCACACCAACGAAGAAGAGCGTGAGAAGGCTTTACCGCAGTCGGAGCACAGGAACGGCTTCTCTCCGGTATGGGAGCGCTCGTGGTTCTTCAGGTCCTTCAGCTCCGTGTAGGTTTTGCCGCACTCATTGCAGGCATACGGCCGGTGGCCCTGGTGGTTGCGTCTGTGTTTGCGGAACACGGAGGGGTCGGCGAAACTCTTGCCGCACTCGCTGCAAAAGTAAGGCTTCTCTCCGGTGTGAGAGCGCATGTGGACCTTGAGTTTGGACAACGTGGGGTAGCTTTTGGAACACTGCCGGCAGGAGTAGGGACGCTCACCGTTGTGCTGTGTGGTGTGGATCCTCAGGCAGATGGCCTGCATGAAGGCCTTGCCGCATTCGCCGCAGACAAACGGTTTCTCGCCCGTGTGCGAGCGGCTGTGGTTGCGCAGCTCAGTGGGTGTCTTGTATGCCTTGTGACAGTCCGGGCACTGAAAAGGCCGTCGGGCCGAGTGCGtgctctcgtgtttggagagcTGAGCCTTGCTGGAGAATGTCTTTTGGCACAGAGGGCACGCGTGTTGCTGCTGAGGACGCTCCTTAGCGTGCGCGGAAAGCTTGTGCCCGCGTAGCGCTGATAAGCTCCTGAAGGATTCGGCGCAGGATGAGCACTTGAACGTCAGTTTGGCTTTCGGGGGACGGCCTCGGCCCCGTTTTTTTACAGGTGCCTCTTCCTCACGGTGGGACTCATCGTCTTGTGCCGGAGGGGTATATTGCTCCGTGGGAGGTGGGCTACCAGCCTGCGGGGAAGCCATCTTTCTGTCTGAAGGTGAATTGTACCAGTGTTTCCCAACCTTTATGGAgcacacaacaaaacaaatatgtcagaaaaataaattatttgagaATTATTTGATGAAATCTAATCTAAAAAATGTACTGAACAGTTTCAGGTACTTCACTTGAgtacattaactcattcagtgccattgacggtaatagGAATCCAAAAGGAAGGACAGTTAAAACAAGGATATGACAGGACAGTGTGGTATTTTAACACATTGACTGTCATGTACGGCAATAGATGTTGACTAATGATTAACAGTCCGTAATGGACAATGGCCTTTCCAATTTTCACAGTATATGTTAGCAACGGGTACAGTAATATTTTAGCTGCCAgttacagtgatagacgtccaatccattttggcttGGATGGTTGGCAGTGATCATTTGCAAGCAAAATGGATAtagcgtctatcgccgtcaatggcagccaaatagTTCATTCTCCCTCCATGACAAGCTCCAAGTTTGCAGTCTTGTTATATtgtgtattttttatgtatGGTTTGTTACTGGATTTTGTTCTGCCTCCCAATTATTTTAGGTGTCCTTCCACTATCAacccagcacttttttttttttttttaactaaagaaGCATGAAAACATGAAGCATTTCAGCTCTCATAGCTTTTGCTAAAGATTGTGTTGTGTCTGTTCTTCTACTTTTACCTGTCTTTTTAATGTACATACCTTGGTGGACACGCaaagtaccataattttcagactataagccgctacctttttccctcattttgaatcctacagtttttagtccagtgcggctgatttgttgatttatttgggttaataagtaacgctttatttgacagcggcgacataagatttcttcagttactgttctccttgtttcattgattgctagttatggtatttagtaaccttttatttgacagtggcaccataagactgtcataagacaatcataattatgacatgacactatcattggcattactgaatgactatgacagatgtcattaagtgtcatccgacaaattatgtcactaactccattaatgtcctgctcagatcttttacatccatt from Corythoichthys intestinalis isolate RoL2023-P3 chromosome 21, ASM3026506v1, whole genome shotgun sequence includes:
- the znf668 gene encoding zinc finger protein 668 — encoded protein: MASPQAGSPPPTEQYTPPAQDDESHREEEAPVKKRGRGRPPKAKLTFKCSSCAESFRSLSALRGHKLSAHAKERPQQQHACPLCQKTFSSKAQLSKHESTHSARRPFQCPDCHKAYKTPTELRNHSRSHTGEKPFVCGECGKAFMQAICLRIHTTQHNGERPYSCRQCSKSYPTLSKLKVHMRSHTGEKPYFCSECGKSFADPSVFRKHRRNHQGHRPYACNECGKTYTELKDLKNHERSHTGEKPFLCSDCGKAFSRSSSLVCHQRIHSQKKPYQCEQCGKGFTQLSSYQSHLRTHSGEKPFLCPQCGKMFSDPSSFRRHQRAHLGFKPYPCDKCSKRFRQPADLAVHERVHSGERPYKCQSCDKAFVASWDLRRHLLVHTGLRPFSCTECDKSFAERSSLNKHRRVHSGERPFKCGECSKSFVVSSSLRKHERTHSAEQAQRQRQTEETETASFASHPATLPQFSCTHCDTTFDTWEEVQAHERLHVTEKTPSSHVCATCRAEFAEPAELQEHEKQHPKPRPHVCASCGKGFLNRAGLRKHQKIHSSSKPHTCSQCGKAFLFPAYLRKHLRTHAAASYSDLNIVHTEPLPSPTPPPSDPPNDPPPDTTEPSGISLSVPVTVSAAAFHTLPEYLIKEEEL